A genomic window from Paucibacter sp. KCTC 42545 includes:
- a CDS encoding GlcG/HbpS family heme-binding protein yields the protein MKQKPYLSMAEVKLIAAAAEAEALAHQWAVSIAIVDDGGHLLWLQRLDGAAAISAQIAPAKAHTSALGRRESKIYEDIINQGRVSFLSAPGLNGLLEGGVPILVDGQCVGAVGVSGVKSTEDAQIARAGIAALN from the coding sequence ATGAAGCAAAAGCCCTATCTTTCCATGGCTGAAGTCAAGCTGATCGCCGCGGCCGCCGAAGCGGAAGCGCTGGCACATCAGTGGGCAGTCAGCATTGCCATTGTTGATGATGGTGGCCATCTGCTGTGGCTGCAGCGCCTGGATGGTGCCGCGGCCATTTCGGCCCAGATTGCCCCAGCCAAGGCCCATACCTCGGCACTGGGTCGGCGCGAGTCCAAGATTTACGAAGACATCATCAACCAAGGCCGCGTGTCGTTTTTGAGCGCGCCTGGCTTGAATGGCCTGCTGGAAGGTGGCGTGCCGATTCTGGTGGACGGGCAATGCGTGGGCGCCGTTGGGGTGAGCGGGGTCAAATCCACGGAGGATGCGCAGATCGCACGCGCAGGAATTGCTGCGCTGAACTGA